TTCATGAAGAGTTTGGCGATGGCATTATGAGTGCGATTGATTTCTCCATGGATATTAAGCGTGAGCCTGACCCGAAGGGCGATCGTGTTCAAGTAGTTCTTTCGGGTAAATACCTTGCTTATAAGACTTATTAATCAACCTTGCCTCTCAGTTAGCCACCTTCGGGTGGCTTTTTATTAGAGTATTCTTAGTCATAAATGATTAAACAATAGAGATTAAGCATGTCAGATAGCATTAATTTCAAAACGCTGGTGAGTCAAATCGGCGAGGCTGTGATTATTTCTGATCGGGATGAAAATATCTTGTTCTGGAATGCTTCCGCTGAGCGAATTTTTGGCTATAGTGAAGATGAGGCTTTAGGAAAAACTCTCAGCATCATTACGCCTGAGCGTTTTAGGGAGCGCCATTCTAAGGGCTACTTTCACACGATGGAAACTGGAAAAACCAAGTATGGCAATACTTTACTGCGGGTTCCAGCGATTCAT
Above is a genomic segment from Polynucleobacter wuianus containing:
- a CDS encoding PAS domain-containing protein, translating into MSDSINFKTLVSQIGEAVIISDRDENILFWNASAERIFGYSEDEALGKTLSIITPERFRERHSKGYFHTMETGKTKYGNTLLRVPAIHKDGRSISIAFSVTMIFNDQDQPVAIAAIIRDETERFQEERKLKEKLATLEKNTQS